A genomic window from Anthonomus grandis grandis chromosome 2, icAntGran1.3, whole genome shotgun sequence includes:
- the LOC126750163 gene encoding programmed cell death protein 10, with protein sequence MTMDDGSPVTSVILPVLIRHILSQLEKRDMAASQTLRAAFAKAESAHPGLSLDFVQGLLKQADLTVNMNESVLRLQGSVADTDEYKLNRSEDAFQELNRKSAALKKILSRIPDEISDRKKFLETIKEIASAIKKLLDAVNEVNGFIPGTTGKQALEQKKREFVKYSKKFSNTLKDYFKEGHANSVFVSALFLIHQTNMIISTVKSKCE encoded by the coding sequence ATGACAATGGACGACGGCAGTCCAGTGACGTCTGTTATACTACCAGTTTTAATCCGCCATATTTTATCCCAACTGGAGAAACGGGATATGGCGGCATCGCAGACTTTAAGGGCTGCCTTTGCAAAGGCTGAAAGCGCTCATCCCGGACTGAGTTTGGATTTTGTCCAAGGGCTTTTGAAACAGGCTGATTTAACTGTTAATATGAATGAGAGTGTTTTGAGGCTTCAAGGATCTGTTGCTGACACTGAtgaatataagttaaatagaTCTGAGGATGCTTTTCAAGAGCTAAATAGAAAGAGTGCCgcattaaagaaaatacttaGCAGGATACCAGATGAAATCTCTGATCGGAAGAAATTCTTAGaaactattaaagaaattgCCAGTGCTATTAAAAAACTCTTGGATGCAGTTAATGAGGTGAATGGTTTTATTCCAGGGACAACCGGGAAGCAAGCTTTAGAACAAAAGAAAAGGGAATTTGTCAAATATTCTAAGAAATTCAGTAACACTTTAAAGGATTATTTTAAAGAAGGTCATGCTAATTCGGTTTTTGTCAGCGCTTTATTTTTGATTCATCAAACTAATATGATAATTTCTACTGTTAAGAGTAAATGTGAATAG